From Anopheles darlingi chromosome 2, idAnoDarlMG_H_01, whole genome shotgun sequence, the proteins below share one genomic window:
- the LOC125950793 gene encoding uncharacterized protein LOC125950793: MCHCCRCIFSCWEDFYWNCIEEKFCFDETLVNYEPEDDEHAGKNKNKNGYYGNGAGDGSADNNNAPISRQPRGSGAGGSIGRNMSMSSACKIHEDDLRREIQTNVPMLAPEVMAIFANSQIFQSNTPPAAKQQQTSKATSPASVKFAISDSGSPIDVTPAAAAGATANRRTEPTADDGSGRAESSDKLLKRLEGPPLDERDNRTIIPAIVEEEDSDEQQERDDEVVLRPPRNFSDVALSKSIPRDVGSSMVSKQISHLQAEVPYFSIRPASENDIFTISSTVGGGSGGPGTYNAISMTPEVPAISYSNLPKNYLETPVIEKYRESVSLYSIQTAGINRQSQTDDLSMPRYYGKSELFVAGIDRANSRSVDAVELNRSDDGSGSLSMSSDTLGKTRGRNVEKSKRLMNIRTALPPLNLGLIRGNSSANLRERDRDSKERDRSSKSKDSLRV; this comes from the exons ATGTGTCATTGTTGTCGATG TATTTTCAGCTGCTGGGAAGACTTCTACTGGAACTGCATCGAGGAGAAGTTCTGCTTCGACGAAACGCTAG TTAACTACGAGCCCGAGGATGATGAGCATGCCggcaagaacaagaacaagaatgGCTACTATGGAAACGGAGCAGGCGATGGCTCGGCGGATAATAATAATGCACCGATCAGCCGGCAACCGAGGGGATCTGGTGCCGGCGGTAGCATCGGGCGTAATATGTCGATGAG CTCGGCGTGCAAAATCCACGAGGACGATTTGCGgcgcgaaatccaaaccaacGTTCCGATGCTGGCACCGGAAGTGATGGCCATCTTCGCTAATTCCCAAATTTTCCAGTCCAacacaccaccggcggccaagcagcagcaaacgtcaAAGGCGACCTCACCGGCGTCGGTGAAGTTTGCcatttccgattccggttcGCCGATCGATgtgacgccagcagcagcagccggtgcaaCCGCCAATCGgcgcaccgaaccgaccgccGACGATGGCAGTGGCCGTGCCGAAAGCTCGGATAAACTGCTGAAACGGCTAGAAG GACCACCGTTGGATGAGCGAGATAACCGGACCATCATTCCGGCCATCGTCGAGGAGGAAGACTCGgatgagcagcaggagcgggaCGATGAGGTGGTGTTGCGGCCACCGCGCAACTTTTCCGACGTCGCCCTTTCCAAATCGATTCCGCGCGATGTCGGTAGCAGCATGGTGAGCAAGCAGATCAGCCACCTGCAGGCCGAGGTGCCATACTTTTCGATTCGTCCGGCCAGCGAGAACGACATTTTTACGATTTCATCGACGGTCGGTGGGGGCAGCGGAGGACCGGGCACGTACAACGCCATCAGCATGACCCCGGAGGTTCCGGCCATTTCGTATTCGAACCTGCCGAAGAACTACCTCGAGACGCCGGTGATCGAGAAGTACCGGGAGTCGGTCAGCCTCTACTCGATCCAGACGGCCGGTATCAATCGGCAATCGCAAACGGATGATCTGTCGATGCCACGGTACTACGGTAAATCGGAGCTGTTCGTTGCCGGCATCGATCGGGCCAACAGCCGCAGCGTGGATGCGGTCGAACTGAATCGATCGGATGATGGCAGTGGTTCGCTGTCGATGAGTAGCGATACGTTGGGGAAAACCCGTGGCCGCAACGTGGAGAAGAGCAAGCGGTTGATGAACATTCGGACGGCGTTGCCACCGTTGAATCTGGGCTTGATACGGGGTAACTCTTCGGCCAATCTGCGCGAGCGTGATCGTGATTCAAAGGAACGTGATAGAAGCTCCAAGTCCAAGGATAGTCTGCGTGTCTGA